From Hominilimicola fabiformis, one genomic window encodes:
- a CDS encoding recombinase family protein — protein sequence MIFAYTRISTTKKTQKHDRQQLTIQTYADENNFIVNEWISETISGTVAAENRPLYGNMFKHFKSGDILIITDIDRIGRSADDVISELKKLKSIGVRVVALDVPYMNDWNNTNNDSMYNMIIDIVITLKAHMAQQEREKIVTRINQGLAAAKEKGHSLGRPKADVPTDFIREYNKLINGEYGSMSKVQFAKMLDMGRSTVYKYITMLNDKATSQTF from the coding sequence TATTTGCATATACAAGAATATCCACAACAAAGAAAACGCAAAAGCACGACCGACAACAACTTACAATACAGACTTACGCAGACGAAAACAACTTTATTGTAAATGAATGGATAAGCGAAACCATAAGCGGCACAGTGGCGGCGGAAAACCGTCCTTTATACGGTAATATGTTCAAGCACTTTAAAAGCGGTGATATATTAATAATCACTGATATAGACAGAATAGGACGTTCCGCAGATGATGTTATAAGCGAATTAAAAAAGCTAAAGTCTATCGGTGTAAGAGTAGTTGCTCTTGATGTTCCCTATATGAACGACTGGAACAACACTAATAACGACAGTATGTACAATATGATAATTGATATAGTTATAACCTTAAAGGCTCATATGGCACAACAAGAACGCGAAAAGATAGTAACAAGAATTAATCAAGGACTTGCGGCGGCAAAGGAAAAAGGACATAGCTTAGGCAGACCGAAAGCAGATGTACCGACAGACTTCATCAGAGAATACAATAAATTGATAAATGGCGAATACGGAAGTATGTCAAAAGTGCAATTTGCAAAAATGCTTGATATGGGGCGAAGTACAGTATATAAATATATCACTATGCTAAACGATAAAGCTACATCACAAACATTTTAA